In Kitasatospora gansuensis, a genomic segment contains:
- a CDS encoding ABC-F family ATP-binding cassette domain-containing protein has translation MGHVEISHLEYYLPDGRVLFDDASFRVGEGSAVALVGANGAGKTTLLRMIAGDTQPHGGSVTVSGGLGVMRQFVGTTGREDQRETPGALAADASVRDLLVSVAPPRIAVAAKAVDAAELAMMAQDDEKSQMAYAQALSDWADADGYDYETVWDVCTMAALGMPFDRAQFRGLNTLSGGEQKRLVLEALLRGPEEVLLLDEPDNYLDVPGKRWLEEAIRATPKTVLFISHDRELLSRAADKIISVETGFGGGGSSVWVHGGGFESFHDARKERFERFEELGRRWDEEHAKLKKLVVNLRQAASVSHALATRYAAAQTRLKKFEEAGRPEEPPREQNITMRLKGGRTGVRALTIEQLELTGLMKPFDLEVFYGERVGVLGSNGSGKSHFLRLLAGDDTVKHNGAFRLGARVVPGHFRQTHAHPELLGRTVRSIVEEEHALSRGAAMGALRRYELDRQEEQKFESLSGGQQARLMILKLELTGVTALLLDEPTDNLDLESAEALQQGLEAFDGTVLCVTHDRWFAKTFDRFLVFGADGRVYESLEPVWDETRVQRDR, from the coding sequence ATGGGACACGTCGAGATTTCGCACCTGGAGTACTACCTGCCGGACGGGCGGGTGCTGTTCGACGACGCGTCCTTCCGGGTCGGCGAGGGGTCGGCCGTCGCGTTGGTGGGGGCCAACGGGGCCGGTAAGACCACGTTGCTGCGCATGATCGCGGGGGACACCCAGCCGCACGGCGGGTCGGTGACGGTGAGCGGCGGGCTGGGCGTGATGCGGCAGTTCGTCGGGACCACCGGGCGGGAGGACCAGCGGGAGACGCCGGGGGCGCTGGCCGCCGACGCGTCGGTGCGGGACCTGCTGGTGTCGGTGGCGCCGCCGCGGATCGCGGTGGCCGCGAAGGCGGTGGACGCGGCCGAGCTGGCGATGATGGCGCAGGACGACGAGAAGTCGCAGATGGCGTACGCCCAGGCGCTCTCGGACTGGGCCGACGCGGACGGCTACGACTACGAGACGGTGTGGGACGTCTGCACCATGGCCGCGCTGGGGATGCCGTTCGACCGGGCCCAGTTCCGCGGGCTGAACACGCTCTCCGGCGGTGAGCAGAAGCGGCTGGTGCTGGAGGCGCTGCTGCGCGGCCCCGAGGAGGTGCTGCTGCTCGACGAGCCGGACAACTACCTCGACGTGCCGGGCAAGCGCTGGCTGGAGGAGGCGATCCGGGCCACTCCGAAGACGGTGTTGTTCATCTCACACGACCGCGAGCTGCTGTCCCGGGCCGCCGACAAGATCATCAGCGTCGAGACCGGTTTCGGCGGCGGTGGCAGCAGCGTCTGGGTGCACGGTGGCGGCTTCGAGTCGTTCCACGACGCCCGCAAGGAGCGCTTCGAGCGCTTCGAGGAGCTGGGCCGCCGGTGGGACGAGGAGCACGCCAAGCTGAAGAAGCTGGTGGTGAACCTCCGTCAGGCCGCCTCGGTCAGCCATGCGCTGGCGACCCGGTACGCGGCCGCGCAGACCCGGCTGAAGAAGTTCGAGGAGGCGGGCCGGCCGGAGGAGCCGCCGCGCGAGCAGAACATCACCATGCGGCTCAAGGGCGGCCGGACGGGCGTCCGCGCGCTGACCATCGAGCAGCTCGAACTGACCGGCCTGATGAAGCCCTTCGACCTGGAGGTCTTCTACGGCGAGCGGGTCGGCGTGCTGGGCTCGAACGGCTCCGGCAAGTCGCATTTCCTGCGGCTGCTGGCGGGCGACGACACGGTGAAGCACAACGGCGCGTTCCGGCTCGGCGCCCGGGTGGTGCCGGGCCACTTCCGGCAGACCCACGCCCATCCCGAACTGCTCGGACGGACCGTCAGGTCGATCGTCGAGGAGGAGCACGCGCTCAGCCGCGGCGCCGCGATGGGCGCGCTGCGCCGGTACGAGCTGGACCGGCAGGAGGAGCAGAAGTTCGAGTCGCTCTCCGGCGGCCAGCAGGCCCGGCTGATGATCCTCAAGCTGGAGCTCACCGGCGTCACCGCGCTGCTGCTGGACGAGCCGACGGACAACCTGGACCTGGAGAGCGCCGAGGCGCTCCAGCAGGGCCTGGAGGCGTTCGACGGCACTGTGCTGTGTGTCACGCACGACCGCTGGTTCGCCAAGACCTTCGACCGATTCCTGGTGTTCGGGGCCGACGGACGGGTCTACGAGTCCCTCGAACCGGTCTGGGACGAGACCCGAGTGCAGCGCGACCGGTGA
- the rplM gene encoding 50S ribosomal protein L13 — MRTYSPKPGDVQRQWHVIDAQDVVLGRLASQAANLLRGKHKAIYAPHVDTGDFVIIINADKVHLSGNKKTQKMAYRHSGFPGGLRSVRYDDLLDKNPEKAVEKAIKGMIPKNSLGRQMLSKLKVYSGDQHPHAAQQPVPFEITQVAQ, encoded by the coding sequence GTGCGTACGTACAGCCCCAAGCCCGGCGACGTCCAGCGTCAGTGGCACGTCATCGACGCGCAAGACGTCGTGCTCGGCCGCCTGGCCTCCCAGGCCGCCAACCTCCTCCGGGGCAAGCACAAGGCGATCTACGCGCCGCACGTTGACACTGGTGACTTCGTCATCATCATCAACGCGGACAAGGTGCACCTGTCGGGTAACAAGAAGACCCAGAAGATGGCGTACCGCCACAGCGGCTTCCCGGGCGGTCTCCGCTCGGTCCGCTACGACGACCTCCTGGACAAGAACCCGGAGAAGGCCGTCGAGAAGGCCATCAAGGGCATGATCCCCAAGAACAGCCTGGGCCGCCAGATGCTCTCCAAGCTGAAGGTCTACTCGGGCGACCAGCACCCGCACGCTGCGCAGCAGCCGGTGCCGTTCGAGATCACCCAGGTCGCGCAGTAA
- the rpsI gene encoding 30S ribosomal protein S9, which produces MRNTVAETAIENTLEVDFDETVEEFTSEESYTSESLAGRFGEAIPGAGLGRRKEAIARVRIVPGTGKWKINGRTLENYFPNKVHQQTVNEPFKLLELDGRYDVVARISGGGVSGQAYALRLGVARALNEADVDNNRAALKKAGFLMRDARAVERKKAGLKKARKAPQYSKR; this is translated from the coding sequence CTGAGGAACACCGTGGCCGAGACTGCCATCGAGAACACCCTTGAGGTCGACTTCGACGAGACCGTCGAAGAGTTCACCTCCGAGGAGAGCTACACCTCCGAGTCGCTGGCCGGCCGCTTCGGCGAGGCCATCCCCGGCGCCGGCCTCGGCCGTCGCAAGGAGGCCATTGCCCGCGTCCGGATCGTTCCGGGCACCGGCAAGTGGAAGATCAACGGTCGCACCCTGGAGAACTACTTCCCCAACAAGGTGCACCAGCAGACCGTGAACGAGCCCTTCAAGCTCCTTGAGCTCGACGGCCGTTACGACGTTGTCGCCCGCATCTCGGGTGGCGGCGTCTCCGGTCAGGCCTACGCGCTGCGCCTCGGCGTCGCCCGTGCGCTGAACGAGGCGGACGTGGACAACAACCGCGCCGCGCTCAAGAAGGCCGGCTTCCTCATGCGTGACGCGCGTGCCGTCGAGCGCAAGAAGGCCGGTCTCAAGAAGGCCCGTAAGGCCCCGCAGTACAGCAAGCGCTAA
- the glmM gene encoding phosphoglucosamine mutase encodes MGRLFGTDGVRGVANQTLTAELALGLSVAAAHVLGDAGAFDGHRPVAVVGRDPRASGEFLEAAVIAGLASAGVDVLRVGVLPTPAVAYLTGALGADFGVMLSASHNAMPDNGIKFLARGGHKLDDAIEDAIEAHYHRYGVGSDENWQRPTGAAVGRVRQYTEGFDKYVAHLIAVLPNRLDGVKVVIDGAHGAAARVAPEAFARAGAEVVYTLGAEPNGLNINDGVGSTHLDKLQVAMREHKADLGIALDGDADRCLAADADGNEVDGDQILAILAVAMKEAGTLRRGTAVATVMSNLGFKLAMEREGIELVQTAVGDRYVLEEMKQHGFALGGEQSGHVILLDHATTGDGTLTGLMLGARLAATKQPLADLASVMTRLPQLLINVKGVDKSRVNTSPELAAAVAEAEAELGATGRVLLRSSGTEPLVRVMVEAADQVQAQAVCERLATAVRTHLG; translated from the coding sequence GTGGGACGACTCTTCGGTACGGACGGCGTGCGCGGTGTGGCCAACCAGACCCTGACGGCCGAGCTGGCGCTCGGGCTGTCGGTGGCCGCGGCCCATGTGCTCGGTGACGCGGGGGCCTTCGACGGCCACCGACCGGTCGCCGTGGTCGGGCGCGACCCCCGGGCCTCCGGGGAGTTCCTGGAGGCCGCCGTGATCGCCGGCCTGGCCAGCGCGGGCGTGGACGTACTGCGGGTCGGCGTGCTGCCCACCCCCGCTGTGGCGTACCTCACCGGTGCGCTCGGCGCGGACTTCGGCGTGATGCTGTCGGCCAGTCACAACGCGATGCCCGACAACGGCATCAAGTTCCTGGCCCGCGGCGGGCACAAGCTGGACGACGCGATCGAGGACGCGATCGAGGCGCACTACCACCGCTACGGCGTCGGCTCGGACGAGAACTGGCAGCGCCCGACGGGTGCCGCGGTCGGCCGGGTCCGGCAGTACACCGAGGGCTTCGACAAGTACGTCGCGCACCTGATCGCCGTGCTGCCGAACCGCCTCGACGGCGTGAAGGTCGTCATCGACGGCGCGCACGGCGCGGCCGCCCGGGTCGCCCCCGAGGCGTTCGCCCGGGCCGGGGCCGAGGTGGTCTACACGCTCGGCGCCGAGCCGAACGGCCTGAACATCAACGACGGCGTCGGCTCGACCCACCTGGACAAGCTCCAGGTCGCGATGCGCGAGCACAAGGCCGACCTGGGCATCGCCCTGGACGGCGACGCCGACCGCTGCCTGGCCGCCGACGCGGACGGCAACGAGGTGGACGGCGACCAGATCCTGGCCATCCTGGCCGTCGCCATGAAGGAGGCCGGCACGCTGCGCCGGGGGACCGCGGTGGCCACCGTGATGTCCAACCTCGGCTTCAAGCTGGCGATGGAGCGCGAGGGCATCGAGCTGGTGCAGACCGCGGTCGGCGACCGGTACGTGCTGGAGGAGATGAAGCAGCACGGCTTCGCGCTCGGCGGCGAGCAGTCGGGGCACGTGATCCTGCTGGACCACGCGACCACCGGCGACGGCACGCTGACCGGCCTGATGCTCGGTGCCCGGCTGGCCGCCACCAAGCAGCCGCTGGCCGACCTGGCCTCGGTGATGACCCGGCTGCCGCAGCTGCTGATCAACGTCAAGGGCGTCGACAAGAGCCGGGTGAACACCTCGCCCGAGCTGGCCGCCGCCGTCGCCGAGGCCGAGGCCGAACTCGGCGCCACCGGCCGGGTGCTGCTGCGCTCCTCGGGCACCGAGCCGCTGGTCCGGGTGATGGTCGAGGCCGCCGACCAGGTGCAGGCGCAGGCCGTCTGCGAGCGGCTGGCCACGGCCGTCCGTACGCACCTGGGCTGA
- the coaA gene encoding type I pantothenate kinase, translated as MDHVLTELCTRGAPATPTPSPYVDLDRAEWSALRERTPMPLTAEEVEKLRGLGTALDLDEVRDVYLPLSRLLNLYIHATHELRSTVGTFLDTPDTERTRTPFVIGVAGSVAVGKSTTARLLKALLARWPEHPRVELVTTDGFLLPNAELRRRGLMARKGFPESYDRRALMRFVADVKAGKDRVTAPVYSHLVYDIVPDERLTVERPDILIVEGLNVLQPALPGTDGRTRLAVADYFDFSIYVDARTDDIESWYLSRFKKLRDTAFQDPNSYFRRFTEVPEEEAMEYGRQVWRTINKPNLVENVLPTRGRATLVLQKGADHKVRRALLRKL; from the coding sequence ATGGACCATGTGCTGACCGAACTCTGTACGAGGGGCGCCCCCGCGACGCCCACCCCCTCCCCGTACGTGGATCTGGACCGGGCCGAGTGGAGTGCGCTGCGCGAGCGCACCCCGATGCCGCTGACCGCCGAGGAGGTGGAGAAGCTGCGCGGCCTGGGCACCGCCCTCGACCTGGACGAGGTGCGGGACGTCTACCTGCCGCTGTCCCGGCTGCTGAACCTCTACATCCACGCCACCCACGAGCTGCGCAGCACCGTCGGGACGTTCCTGGACACCCCCGACACCGAGCGCACCCGCACCCCGTTCGTGATCGGCGTGGCCGGCTCGGTGGCGGTCGGCAAGTCCACCACCGCCCGCCTGCTGAAGGCCCTGCTGGCCCGCTGGCCGGAACACCCCCGGGTCGAGCTGGTCACCACCGACGGTTTCCTGCTCCCCAACGCCGAACTGCGCCGCCGGGGCCTGATGGCCCGCAAGGGCTTCCCCGAGTCGTACGACCGCCGGGCGCTGATGCGCTTCGTGGCGGACGTGAAGGCGGGCAAGGACCGGGTCACCGCCCCGGTCTACTCGCACCTGGTCTACGACATCGTGCCGGACGAGCGCCTCACCGTGGAGCGCCCCGACATCCTGATCGTCGAGGGCCTGAACGTGCTGCAGCCCGCGCTGCCCGGCACCGACGGCCGCACCCGGCTCGCGGTCGCCGACTACTTCGACTTCTCGATCTACGTCGACGCCCGCACCGACGACATCGAGAGCTGGTACCTGTCCCGGTTCAAGAAGCTCCGGGACACCGCCTTCCAGGACCCGAACTCCTACTTCCGCCGGTTCACCGAGGTGCCGGAGGAGGAGGCGATGGAGTACGGCCGCCAGGTCTGGCGCACCATCAACAAGCCCAACCTGGTGGAGAACGTGCTCCCCACCCGGGGCCGGGCCACCCTGGTGCTGCAGAAGGGCGCCGACCACAAGGTCCGCCGGGCACTGCTGCGCAAGCTCTGA
- the glmS gene encoding glutamine--fructose-6-phosphate transaminase (isomerizing), with protein MCGIVGYVGSLEAQNVVIEGLRRLEYRGYDSAGVAVQTRGADGQWSLATDKRAGKLVNLEKALAETPLPGGTSGIGHTRWATHGGPTDANAHPHLDDARRVAVVHNGIIENFAQLRAELAERGHTLRSETDTEVVAHLLGEAFDGDLAEAMRVVCRQLDGAFTLVAVHADQPGVVVGARRNSPLVVGRGEGENFLASDVAAFIAHTREAVELGQDQVVELRAESVTVTDFDGRPAEVREYHVDWDASAAEKGGYDYFMLKEIAEQPKAVADTLLGRIGADGQLTLDELRISDAQLRQVDKVVIVACGTAFHAGMIAKYAIEHWTRIPCEVEVASEFRYRDPILDDRTLVIAISQSGETMDTLMALRHAREQGAKVLAICNTNGSTIPRESDAVLYTHAGPEVAVASTKAFLTQLVACYLVALYLGQVRGTKWGDEIQSVIQELREAPKQVEQVLLTMEPVRELARSLADAKSVLFLGRHVGYPVALEGALKLKELAYMHAEGFAAGELKHGPIALIEEGLPVVVVVPSPRGRSILHDKIVSNIQEIRARGARTIVIAEEGDEAVAPYADHLIRIPVTPVLLQPLVSTVPLQVFACELATAKGHEVDQPRNLAKSVTVE; from the coding sequence ATGTGCGGAATCGTAGGTTATGTGGGCTCTCTTGAGGCCCAGAATGTAGTGATCGAAGGTCTGCGACGGCTTGAGTACCGGGGTTACGACTCCGCCGGTGTGGCCGTCCAGACGCGAGGCGCCGACGGGCAGTGGAGCCTCGCCACGGACAAGCGCGCGGGCAAGCTGGTCAACCTGGAGAAGGCCCTCGCGGAAACCCCTCTTCCCGGTGGCACCAGCGGCATCGGGCACACCCGTTGGGCCACCCACGGTGGTCCGACCGACGCGAACGCCCACCCTCACCTGGACGACGCGCGGCGGGTCGCGGTGGTGCACAACGGCATCATCGAGAACTTCGCGCAGCTGCGGGCCGAGCTCGCCGAGCGGGGCCACACGCTCCGTTCGGAGACCGACACCGAGGTGGTCGCCCACCTGCTGGGCGAGGCGTTCGACGGTGACCTGGCCGAGGCGATGCGGGTGGTGTGCCGTCAGCTGGACGGGGCGTTCACCCTGGTCGCGGTGCACGCGGACCAGCCCGGTGTGGTGGTCGGCGCGCGGCGGAACTCGCCGCTGGTGGTCGGGCGCGGCGAGGGCGAGAACTTCCTCGCCTCGGACGTGGCGGCGTTCATCGCCCACACCCGGGAGGCGGTCGAGCTCGGCCAGGACCAGGTGGTCGAGCTGCGGGCGGAGTCGGTGACCGTCACCGACTTCGACGGGCGGCCCGCCGAGGTCCGCGAGTACCACGTGGACTGGGACGCGTCGGCTGCCGAGAAGGGTGGTTACGACTACTTCATGCTGAAGGAGATCGCCGAGCAGCCGAAGGCGGTGGCGGACACGCTGCTGGGGCGGATCGGCGCGGACGGTCAGCTGACGCTGGATGAGCTGCGGATCTCGGACGCGCAGTTGCGGCAGGTGGACAAGGTGGTGATCGTCGCGTGCGGCACCGCGTTCCACGCGGGGATGATCGCGAAGTACGCGATCGAGCACTGGACGCGGATCCCGTGCGAGGTGGAGGTGGCGTCGGAGTTCCGTTACCGGGACCCGATCCTGGACGACCGGACGCTGGTGATCGCGATCTCGCAGTCCGGCGAGACCATGGACACCCTGATGGCGCTGCGGCACGCGCGGGAGCAGGGCGCGAAGGTGCTGGCGATCTGCAACACCAACGGGTCGACGATTCCTCGTGAGTCCGACGCGGTGCTGTACACGCACGCCGGGCCTGAGGTCGCGGTCGCCTCGACCAAGGCGTTCCTGACCCAGCTGGTGGCCTGCTACCTGGTCGCGCTGTACCTGGGCCAGGTGCGCGGCACCAAGTGGGGCGACGAGATCCAGAGCGTGATCCAGGAGCTCCGCGAGGCCCCCAAGCAGGTCGAGCAGGTGCTGCTGACCATGGAGCCAGTCCGTGAGCTGGCCCGTTCGCTGGCGGACGCCAAGTCGGTGCTGTTCCTCGGCCGGCACGTCGGTTACCCGGTGGCCCTGGAGGGTGCGCTCAAGCTCAAGGAGCTGGCGTACATGCACGCCGAGGGCTTCGCGGCGGGCGAGCTCAAGCACGGCCCGATCGCGCTGATCGAGGAGGGCCTGCCGGTGGTCGTGGTGGTGCCTTCGCCGCGCGGCCGGTCGATCCTGCACGACAAGATCGTCTCCAACATCCAGGAGATCCGCGCCCGTGGCGCCCGGACCATCGTGATCGCGGAGGAGGGTGACGAGGCGGTCGCCCCGTACGCCGACCACCTGATCCGGATCCCGGTCACGCCGGTGCTGCTGCAGCCGCTGGTGTCGACGGTGCCGCTGCAGGTCTTCGCCTGCGAGCTGGCCACCGCCAAGGGCCACGAGGTGGACCAGCCGCGGAACCTGGCGAAGTCCGTGACGGTGGAGTAG
- a CDS encoding holo-ACP synthase, with the protein MIVGVGIDVAEIERFGAALERTPGMAERLFTAGELLLPSGERRGVASLAARFAAKEALAKALGAPGGMHWTDAEVEVGESGRPLLTVRGTVAARAAELGVRSWHVSLSHDAGVASAVVIAEG; encoded by the coding sequence GTGATTGTCGGGGTCGGGATCGACGTGGCGGAGATCGAGCGGTTCGGGGCGGCGTTGGAGCGGACGCCCGGGATGGCGGAGCGGTTGTTCACGGCGGGGGAGTTGCTGTTGCCCAGTGGGGAGCGGCGGGGGGTGGCTTCGTTGGCGGCGCGGTTCGCGGCGAAGGAGGCGCTGGCCAAGGCGCTCGGGGCACCCGGGGGGATGCACTGGACGGATGCCGAGGTGGAGGTCGGGGAGTCCGGGCGGCCGTTGCTGACGGTGCGTGGGACGGTGGCGGCGCGGGCGGCCGAACTGGGCGTCCGGTCGTGGCATGTGTCGCTGAGTCATGATGCGGGCGTAGCGTCGGCCGTGGTGATCGCGGAAGGCTGA
- a CDS encoding NAD(P)H-hydrate dehydratase yields MRYAHTVEQVRAAEAAAMARLPEGTLMQRAAHGLAAVCGRLLGRVYGSRVLVLAGSGDNGGDALYAGALLARRGARVRALLLSPERVHAGGLAALRAAGGRVTDDQREFAAADLVLDGIVGIGGRGGLRPEAAGFAGMARRGTVVAVDVPSGVVAGTGEVAGAALRADVTVCFGTYKPGLLVDPGASYAGVVHLVEIGIELPEAAVTALQEADVRRLLPVPDVESDKYRRGVVGIAAGSAKYPGAAVLSVAGALRGGAGLIRYVGSAAAEVVRRFPEVVVSDAGLAAAGRVQSWVVGPGGGDGVGEVLDQALGAGVPVLVDADGLTELARRGPVAGASLVLTPHTGEAARLLAGATGQAPPDAAGLAASRLATARRLAELYGATVLLKGSTTVVADPDGRCRVNPTGTPWLATAGSGDVLAGLLGSLLAAGLAPFDAASVAAYLHGLAGRHAAERGTPITAMDVATAVNHQGLGELRRPPRDGS; encoded by the coding sequence ATGCGGTACGCCCATACGGTGGAACAGGTACGTGCGGCGGAGGCCGCGGCGATGGCCCGGCTGCCCGAGGGGACGTTGATGCAGCGGGCGGCCCACGGTCTGGCCGCCGTCTGCGGGCGGCTGCTGGGCCGGGTGTACGGCAGCCGGGTGCTGGTGCTGGCCGGGAGCGGCGACAACGGGGGCGACGCGCTGTACGCGGGTGCGCTGCTGGCCCGGCGGGGGGCCCGGGTGCGGGCGTTGCTGCTGTCGCCGGAGCGGGTGCACGCGGGCGGACTGGCGGCGCTGCGGGCGGCCGGCGGGCGGGTGACGGACGATCAGCGCGAGTTCGCTGCCGCCGACCTGGTGCTGGACGGGATCGTCGGGATCGGCGGCCGGGGCGGGCTGCGGCCCGAGGCAGCCGGGTTCGCCGGGATGGCGCGGCGGGGCACGGTGGTCGCGGTGGACGTCCCGAGCGGGGTGGTCGCCGGGACGGGCGAGGTCGCCGGGGCGGCGTTGCGGGCCGATGTGACGGTCTGTTTCGGTACGTACAAGCCGGGGCTGCTGGTCGATCCGGGCGCCTCGTACGCCGGGGTGGTGCACCTGGTGGAGATCGGGATCGAGCTGCCGGAGGCGGCGGTGACGGCCCTTCAGGAGGCCGACGTACGGCGGCTGCTGCCGGTGCCGGACGTGGAGAGCGACAAGTACCGGCGGGGTGTGGTCGGCATCGCGGCCGGGTCGGCGAAGTACCCCGGTGCGGCGGTGCTCTCGGTGGCGGGGGCGCTGCGGGGTGGGGCCGGGCTGATCCGGTACGTCGGGTCGGCGGCGGCCGAGGTGGTGCGACGGTTCCCCGAGGTGGTGGTCAGCGACGCGGGGTTGGCGGCGGCCGGGCGGGTGCAGTCCTGGGTGGTCGGGCCCGGCGGCGGGGACGGCGTGGGTGAGGTGCTGGACCAGGCCCTCGGGGCGGGCGTGCCAGTGCTGGTCGACGCGGACGGGCTGACGGAGCTGGCGCGGCGGGGGCCGGTGGCCGGCGCTTCGCTGGTGCTCACGCCGCACACGGGGGAGGCGGCCCGGCTGCTCGCCGGGGCGACCGGGCAGGCGCCGCCGGACGCGGCCGGGCTCGCGGCCTCGCGGCTGGCCACGGCGCGGCGGCTGGCGGAGCTGTACGGGGCGACGGTCCTGCTCAAGGGTTCCACCACGGTGGTCGCCGACCCCGACGGCCGCTGCCGGGTCAACCCGACCGGCACCCCGTGGCTGGCCACGGCGGGCAGCGGCGACGTGCTGGCCGGGCTGCTCGGGTCCCTGCTGGCGGCTGGGCTCGCGCCGTTCGACGCCGCCTCGGTCGCTGCGTATCTGCACGGTCTCGCGGGGCGGCACGCCGCGGAGCGGGGGACCCCGATCACGGCCATGGACGTGGCGACGGCGGTGAACCACCAGGGGCTCGGGGAACTGCGACGCCCGCCCCGGGACGGGAGCTAA
- the alr gene encoding alanine racemase: MTTANTTGTALLTDGVRAEATIDLAALRGNLAALRERTRGPELMAVVKADAYGHGAVSCAREAVAAGARWLGTATPEEALGLRAAGIGAEQARILCWLWTPGGPWAQALRAEIDISVSGQWAMDELLAAVRETGVQGRVHLKADTGLGRNGCQPRDWPALVAAARAAEAEGLIKVAGLWSHFAAADEPGHPSIRLQLDGFAEAVATAERAGLRPEVRHLANSPATLLLPESYYDLVRPGLAMYGLSPVPEVGGPADFGLRPVMALTARLALVKHVPGGHGVSYGHHYTTSGETTLGLVPIGYADGIPRHASGTGPVQVGGKWYTVAGRVAMDQFVIDLGGETAQVGDEVRLFGNGEHGEPTAEDWGRACGTISYEIVTRIGGRVPRRYLGASS, translated from the coding sequence ATGACGACTGCGAACACGACCGGGACGGCCCTGCTCACCGACGGGGTCCGCGCCGAGGCGACCATCGATCTGGCCGCCCTGCGCGGGAACCTTGCTGCGCTGCGCGAGCGCACCCGCGGCCCCGAGCTGATGGCAGTGGTCAAGGCGGACGCCTACGGCCACGGTGCGGTCAGTTGTGCCCGGGAGGCGGTTGCGGCCGGTGCCCGGTGGCTGGGGACGGCGACGCCGGAGGAGGCGCTCGGGTTGCGGGCGGCGGGGATCGGGGCGGAGCAGGCCCGGATTCTCTGCTGGCTCTGGACTCCCGGCGGGCCGTGGGCGCAGGCGCTGCGCGCGGAGATCGACATTTCGGTGAGCGGGCAGTGGGCGATGGACGAGTTGCTCGCCGCCGTCCGGGAGACCGGCGTCCAGGGCCGGGTGCACCTGAAGGCCGACACCGGTCTGGGCCGGAACGGCTGCCAGCCCCGGGACTGGCCCGCGCTGGTGGCGGCGGCCAGGGCCGCCGAGGCGGAGGGGCTGATCAAGGTGGCCGGTCTCTGGTCGCACTTCGCCGCCGCCGACGAGCCGGGCCACCCCTCGATCCGGCTGCAGCTGGACGGTTTCGCCGAGGCGGTGGCCACCGCCGAGCGGGCCGGGCTGCGCCCGGAGGTTCGGCACCTGGCGAACTCGCCCGCGACCCTGCTGCTCCCGGAGTCGTACTACGACCTGGTCCGCCCCGGTCTGGCGATGTACGGGCTCTCGCCGGTGCCCGAGGTCGGCGGCCCGGCGGACTTCGGGCTCCGTCCGGTGATGGCGCTGACCGCCCGGCTGGCCCTGGTGAAGCACGTGCCGGGCGGACACGGCGTCAGCTACGGGCACCACTACACGACTTCGGGCGAGACCACGCTCGGCCTGGTGCCGATCGGCTACGCGGACGGCATCCCCCGGCACGCCAGCGGCACCGGCCCGGTGCAGGTCGGCGGCAAGTGGTACACGGTGGCCGGCCGGGTGGCGATGGACCAGTTCGTGATCGACCTGGGCGGGGAGACCGCCCAGGTCGGTGACGAGGTGCGGCTGTTCGGCAATGGTGAGCACGGTGAGCCGACCGCCGAGGACTGGGGCCGGGCCTGCGGCACCATCTCGTACGAGATCGTCACCCGGATCGGCGGCCGGGTGCCGCGCCGCTACCTGGGGGCGTCGTCGTGA